AATTGAATTCCACATTTAAGCTTGACCAAACAAAATTAAAGGTAAATCATCATATACATATCGAGCTGGTGGAATATTTTTTTGATGCTATGTCAAGGACCAAAGATTTGTAGTTCTTTGGTTGCAAAACATAGTAGACTATATTAAACTACCTCATTATattatgtgcacttcttatttatataGAGTCGCATATGATTTTGCTACCATGATTAACTCTTTATCATCATTAACAAGCGCAATGCCGCAGAGTTGCATACATCCGATCCCCAAACCCCGCCTACGTGGGAGTCATTAATGGCATTTGTATTCGGTAATGAAATAATATCTCGTATTATGtcaaaccaactcaatcaaaaatttaagctCGTGGTTTTAACCCTATAATGTACTTCTTATTATGTATTCTATGATTCTATCACTTGATTAGTACAATTGAGCATACAGCTTTCATCCCATCAAAATCATTCTCGCCATAATTGGTAAAGTTTCCATTATTTGAGCAAAATAACTAGTAATTAGTAGATCCTCAATATACCCAAAAACCACAACTTAACTTTCAATATGGGTTTCAAATTTCAATCAAGCAACCATATATGAATACCTAAAGCTTAATTAAATTCACAAAATGCAAACTAATTACATAAAACCCTACAAgcaaaattagaattatttcaGCAAAAATCATTTAGTGTGATCTACAAGAAACATAATACTAATAGTAACAACCAAATTACACAAATAGATATATACTCACTCAATTCCATCAATTACCCAGAAAaggaaaacaattaaaaatacatgaaaacaaaaataaaaataagatcaaaacCCTACAAGATTACCATAATCCAATAAGtgacaaaacccacaaaattaagCTGAAAAAGTCACCTTCTTTCACGAGCTTCTTGAATCTTGACTGTACTGAAGGGAAATTAACTGAAGAGCGAACTGATAGAGAAAGTTGAATTCAAAGTAGAAGAAAAACGGACGAATGGACATTTTTAGGAAAGAGCTAAGAAAATGAGTGGGGACGGTAAGCAAGCTTCGTTGATTTCTTACCTTCAGATTCAAACGTGTTAATATTTATCCCATTTTAATTAACTTTCACCATAATTCGAATAAAAATAgatgtttaaaataattttatataataaatataaacacaaaatttaattttaaattgataaaaatatttatttaaaatcaatttgataaatttattaaacaTCTACACTTGACGAATCACAcacgagaaagagaaagagagtcaAGTCTACGCACGGCAGCTAGAAGTCAGCAAGCCATATTAGACGTTCACTTTGAAAAAATGATCTACTAAGTTACACGTTAGTACACTTtgtgacttttatttttttaaaataaacttaaactttgAAACTTATTCTTCTTTTCTATAAAATTCCTACACTTAGTTGTTAATACAAgagtttttataaaataaatgtagCAATGTTGTGCGATAGAGTAGTGTTATCAATGGTAGGATTTCCTTACCCTAAATAAAATAGGCATTTATTTCGGACTCAGAGTTAGCAAAAATCCTAAGATTTGAAAATTTACAatgattagttattttattaattaaggaGTATACGAAACATTTTTGTTGTTTATAAGGAAAAAATTACatagaataatctaatatttttcataattttcctacaataattccacctattgattataCATAAACAATCTCAATTTTAGGGAtcatttgcctagagtaaacttggataacccgatgacctgctgtagtaggtaattcaccaaaaaaaagtaaattcaaaattaatttaaaattagaaaaaaaatttgaaaatttacataaaaaattctaaataataaaaaaaatcataaatttttttaaacatttttttcgacattttattataatttatctttttaaaaaaaaaaaaacttgttatagcaagtcatccgatTACCGGGTTTACTATAGGAAAATACCtctcaaagttgggattattcatagttaatcaatagctGAGATAAttttaggaaaatcatgaatattttggattattctaggtaatttttcctacttaaaatgataattttatttttctaaatacaCGTTAAAGTTCAGAATCGACCCTCTATAAAGAAGCTTATTTTTTTCAGTTTACCTAGGACCCATAAAATATAAGAAAGGGCTAATGGCATTATAAATCCTAACACTTAATTTCAGTCAATAGTATGTACCTGTATGACTATCAATAGATGTTAAATAGAAATTTTCATCAATTGTTATAGCCAACTTGCGCTATTACATCCAAGAAACTACAAACTTGACTTAAAATCAGCCCGATGATCATAACACCCATCCCCGTGAAAACACCCCTGCCATTAGTTGTCACATACGCTATATGGCAAAGACGTTATCTGGATAAAAAGCCACTCCTAGTGAAGTGAACGATTTTATCACATAACGGAAATTCAGCAGCTGAAGTTTTCGACTTATAGATCTTCTAAGGTTCTATATATGCATATCCAACGGAGAGATTTTCGAATGAACTTAATTTACTCGGACTTGCACTTCAACTTCTCGATTTCAAGCTCTTGCTTCATGGATTCTAACCGCTTAAGCAAATATATGTTCTCCTgtttatgaagttgaaaatcaCATATAATTCATAAATCCttttcatggcaaacaaacaTAACGAGGATACCGCTTAAAATGCTAAATCAAAGCAAAATTACTTACACGAAGGATTCTTCAGGCTTACCCtggtataaaaaaaaaaaaaattcgtaCTTATACATAATTTACCTTTTGTAGCGTTTCAACTCTTTCATCAACACTCGGCGTGTCCTTTTCCAATTTACTATGGGATTCCTTTACCTGAAAGAGCAAAAGATACTCGTAAAGTCGTAATCAACTACAATTCATGTTATATAATACAGATGCATAAACTACAAGACTCCGCGCCGTTTATAAACTCCCAGAAAAGCAAGTGAAAAGGTGTTAAAACTGATGATTGGCTCGGTCATAGTTACCAGAAATCGGAAACTTCCCACCGAATTCCATTTCAAAACCTTTGTTTTCGAAACTCTAGATTAACGTTTCTAAAACTACATTCCCCAAATGATTTTTTCAACCCCAAAAACATGATTACTGATACAAAAgcccttcttttcttttcttttttccttatctttttttttagtcattttcttttctttcctttttttatgctcaattattttgttgtaaattaaaattgtacCTACATTTCCaaatttctaaatatagcatttTTTTGTTTCCGTTTCCGTTTCTTGTATCTAATTTCGTTTACCTTGTAGCTAAATGCTCTTAGTGCAGGAACATTTGGGCTGATAAGAATTCAATTTATTCAGGTGTCATTCAAAGAGGTATTCATACATACAGAGTTTCCAATATTCTTGTATTTTCTTGCCTAAATTTGAGTGGAATGAATCAATGAAAAGGGTGTGTGCTTTGAATATTAAACCTTCTGTTTCTTGATAGATAATTGTTTGAAATCTTACTCATCCTATTGGATTGATCCCAAGAGATTCATCCACAAACCTTGACATATTCACAAAATTGCTTGCAATAAGGGATTTTAATTTGGTAGAAAATTTTCACCCACCAACCTAAAATACGAGAGATTTAATTTGTTCAAAGTAGCTTCACCGGACACTCAATAATTCAATCAAACTAATTTGAATCGGGTTTGTACATTGAATCCAAGACTTTTGACGTTGGCTTTACTGTTTCACACATCAAGATCAAGGAAGCATCGTTGTGTTTGAGTTCTTCTAACGCAAaaaattttggaaacttattaGTTCATTCAACATTTAAGAAAAGATATGTGATCTTATGTCCTATTTTAGGTTATCAAGTAAACATAATATCGAAATTCAAGTAAACCTATAAGCACGCCAATTAAAGAAAGGGACaactaaacaaaacacaagaaaGTGGAGGAAAAAACATCGATAAAAAGGTCCAATTATGTAGCTTGAACATCATGGGAAAAAATAAGGATCGTGCCATACCTCAGTGAGCTCCTTCATACATTGAGAGACTCTAGCCCTTTCTTCATCAAACCTAGACCTCCACTCCGCCGACTCGTCCATTGCTTCTCTATGGGCAAGATCAAATTGTCTCCTACACATTTCGAGTAACAATTCAAATCATGGAACCTTCTAGTAATCCAATGTATTTTAGACAAATTAACAGCAAAGTCAGTCACCAAAGTACTACCAAAGGACTAGGCCGCACAAAATTCACAACTTATATCTACTTGCAGATTCGAAAGGAATTTAATTTAGTGAGTTAATTCTGAAACTAACAACTAATACTGCAAATCAATGCATAACATTCAGAAATCACCATTTAAACACTTAATTTTCCAGCTAGGGagcaaaacataaaaaatagaaaCCAATATCCATTTGTTATTGTTTCTTGAAAGAATTGTCATATTTTGCACTTCAATACTTCCGGGCTATCCATTCCACTATCAAAAAATGTGCTCTTCACCTTATTTGATTACCTCTTCAACCATCACCATTACATTAATTACCACATTGGAACATACTCGTTCGcattttaaacacaataattaatataaaactcCCAAATCCCAATTCACACTTTAACCCCAACACTCTTCTCTAATCTCATGTTAATGTCTAAATGTGACAAGTAATCGACGCAAACAATAACACAAAAGTAATTGACatataacaacaaaaacaaagcattaaaccCAAAAGATCGAGATCGATTACATGAGTCAATAGAATAGTCTAAGTGTTTATCCACATTAATTCTCCTAAAAGTTTTCATATCCTCTCCTACTCATGTCCTCTATTGCTCTTGGTCTCCCTAACCCTCTTCCTATATAGTAAATCCCCAGACCCAAGTTCCAACTTTGTATATTCCTTACCAGTTTGTCAATATTCCATCGTTACACATAACCAAATCATCTTAAACTAATCTCTTTCCCCTCGTGCTCAATATCTTAGTCATTCACATGtataaaagagaaagaaattaaaaacccaataaattaGAGCTTGTAACTCAAATAACTGAAGAAAAATTAAGCAAGTGGCATGCAAATGTTCACATTGTTCATTATCAGATAAGTATCTAGCAATCTGGGTGTGAATCGAAGGGAAAAGGGTTGTCGGTTCATACCTAAGCAAGTCCGTATCACCAGCAGAAGTCTGGtaatcaatgatccataatcTAAAGTAAACAATAATACCCAATACCATAACAGTGGCTAACCCGAGAAGCAGAGCTCTTCTAGGAATGCCCATTTGATCTCTCCTCCTCTTACCGGATCCTCTAGAAATGTTCATGATGTGGGAGAATACTGCGCTTTCTGCGGAACCATCTCGGGAGTCGGAGTGTCCGGGAATGCcagtttatgttttgattttgaacAAACACGGGCTAAATTACGGTTGGTGATCCGACCCACCCAACCTATTGCTTGGACGAGAGGTGTTCAGAGCAGATACGATACTCCGACATTTACTCGATATTGAAATCGAATTCGACTTAATTtgactttaaaattaatttaaaataatataaaaatcaatatggacGCAAAACCCGAGTTTGAACCGACTTGAAAAACCCGACTCGAAATTGACCCGATGACTTGAATAAACACTTCTAGCTTGGACAAGGAACGTTATTTGATTGGTTGAGTCTGCTCATATTTGATAGCTGATTGGCATAACTAAGTTTATTGTTTGTCAAAATAGTTTGTTGGACAATTTCAGTAGCAATCTatctaattgaaaataatttgccaattaattttacaTATGTTGGTGTGAGTTGTTTGTTGTAAATTAATTGATCAACCAACTAATATAATAAgagcaaaaaataattaactttacAAATGTTGACTAAAAATGACACAGTTGAATTGAAAAGGTTCACAAAATTAAGATAACTAGCAAAACGATCGGATTTGGGTTTGGATTTTGGTCGGATTTAACTcgatattttttgttattttcaaGTTAGAGAACAAAATTTTCAGATCATGATGTTGAGACGTTAAAAGTCAAAACTTTATAATATCACTATTTTCACCATCGAACGTTGTATAGATGCTATTTTTCAATTAGTGTTTTTTATTACTGCTATACGGATATATTGAAGACACtcttaatgttttttaaaaactaattactTAAGTTGCTTAACTGCACATACCAttagtatatataaaaattaattattctggttaaattaaatttttatgggTATAGAGTAGGCTTAGGGCTGTGAAATACTAAAAGAGAATAGTGAAAATTGAATTCATGttcttcaaaagaataatagtTGCCATTGTTTAAACAAAAATATAGACGACTTTTGCTTGAAGTCATCTCATAGTGAGACGTATCTATacaaaaagtacaaaaaaacatgagaattttatatacaagagtAAATGTTTGCATTAATTAAATTAGACTATTTACTATAATTTAAAACAGTCTATATAAACTGCTTAAATGAGAATTTTTGGACAATAAATTATGATTGGTAAAAACAATTAAAGAgtcacaaattattgtatgagaaaGTCTAATTGTGCTcatggtgagaccatctctattaggTTGTGTAATGTATATTTATagtgttaaagtgattatttacaattttaaatgcagctagtctcttgagagaccgtttctttGAGAAATGTATCTCAAGCCtaactcattaaagattaatgcctacttactatattcttaatgcctacttatattatccttaatgcttgctttttgtatccttaatgcctactttcaatattttaaatgtctacttacattattcttaatgcctacttataatagtttacaaaatatatattagactaacccaattagagatggtctcccaaagagaccgtctctcacaagaatttgtgttttaaatgaCCAATCATAATGGCAAAGTGGTGAAGTTTATactcttaaagtgatcatttacaatcttaaagtagtcagttacaattttaaagtgaccaattataaCATCAAGGtgattatttacatttttttaaatgatcagCTTTTATAGTCATAAAAATGATcctataactttaaagtgatcaatcaTAGAATGCGCTGATTGTATAGGTTTGTCTCATGGTAAGACGTTCTTATAAAACACTTATGCAAATTAGAATACGAGCAATTTGTTTTTAGATCGTTTCACTAATAAACGTTAACTCCCGAAATAACCAAGGAAGAGCTATGCAACCAATTTGAAacataagttcataaatgagatggtcttacgtgatcaattttaaagtgcttaattagaaaaacaaattaattatacaAGTCCATTCATCGTGAGGCGATCTCGTATAAcacaatctcatacaagactagctgaatttgaaaatcatttaaaaCCCCAAAAACTACTCTTGTGAGATAACGTTTCTTGGAGAAACaacctcaaaacatgaattttatatattgatAATTTGTTCAGCTGGTCTAGGACGGGATGACCTCATAATGAGACGGTCaatttgggccggcccaattcgcgcgtgtaacaacgtgggcattttttcattttctaggcatttttcaaatttgatcttaaaagtatcaattttgaccttaaaggtattaattttcaaaattgatacctttaaggtcaaaaaagctaaatgcccaaaaaattaaaatgttattacTTGCGCGTGAAATGGGCCGGCCACTTCGTCTTAACTTGCGACACACTCTCATTCAAGTTTTTatgtaatttgtattattaagcTATTCAACCCATATATAAATGCATTTTATGATGAGACCGTTTATTTGAAACCCAAATCACTCTTCTAAAAGCCCAAATTCCAAAAACCGCAGAAACATCGGCCCAATAAATTCCACTGCTAAAAAACCCTGATTATAAACTGCTCTGCTaaaaaaccctaaccctaattgTCTAACCAGCTCATTCCCCTTCCTACAATCCTTTCAATCTTTCATCCATCAACACCGCCGCCAcattttctctctttctctctctaaaaatgCCGCCAAAGTTGGACCCATCTCAGATAGTGGACGTCTTCGTCCGAGTCACCGGAGGAGAAGTTGGAGCAGCGAGTTCACTCGCTCCAAAAATCGGTCCACTCGGTCTTTCTCCAAAGAAAATAGGAGAAGACATTGCTAAGGAAACTGCAAAAGATTGGAAGGGTTTACGAGTGACTGTCAAACTTACTGTTCAGAATCGTCAAGCCAAAGTTACAGTTGTTCCGTCTGCTGCTGCATTGGTGATCAAAGCATTGAAAGAGCCAGAAAGAGACAGGAAGAAGACTAAGAATATTAAACATACTGGTAATATTTCTCTTGATGATGTTATTGAGATTGCTAGAGTTATGAGAAATAGATCCATGGCTAAAGAATTGAAAGGTACTGTTAAGGAGATTTTGGGAACTTGTGTTTCTGTGGGTTGTACTGTTGATGGTAAGGATCCTAAGGATTTGCAACAAGAAATTACTGATAATGAGGTTGAAATTCCTGAAAATTAATAAGCTAATCGacttgttgttttcaatttcattaATTTTGCGATTAGTAATCCTTCagagtattattattagggttttgatgaatgattaatgaaaacatatgGTTATATTTGAATGTTTTGGATATTTATGTTCTTCCACATTGTTGTTCCCTTTCTAAATTGCAAatgttttcattgataattttggTGATATTTGATAGATTATGATTTTTGAGCAAATAGGTTGAATTTAAAATTGCAATTGCCTTGTGATTTTGGTTATCTACTTGTTTAATGAGTTCATAGGATGTTGATCATGTTATGTGCTTGATATCTTTGAATCATCGATTTGTATAAATGCTAAATTCAATCAGTAAAAGCGTAGTTCGATGATGTTATAGTTTAATTATATGAGTTCATTTTCCATAGTTGTCATTTTCCATTCCAAGTTTTGGAATCAAGTTTATTGCTTCGGTATACATCAATGGCTAGGTACTTCAGGTTATTCTCCTACATGCCTCTTTGAATTCGCAACACAGAGATTAAGTTTTCTTAAGTTTTGATAGGTAATTAAGTAAAAGTAAGTCATTGGGGGAGCTCGGCAAAATAGCTTAATGGGCAATAAATTGGTTGAAACAGCCAATGCTAAATTTTTCGTCCTGTGAATTTTGAGCTGATTGGGTGGTATTGTTGCACATCAATTATGTTGTTATACTTTACTATGGGCAATGCAGAGAGATTTGTTCACACCCGACTCCAGAGTTGTCTGGATTTAGTTTATCCAGGCCCCGGTTAGAGCAGAATCTGAGCCTATGCGTAAAGATCTGTACCAATAGTGACTAAACTGATACATTGCTGAACTCCATTTATTCCAATAAGTACACCAAAATCCATACTGTTGATAACTCCATTTTTGAGGACTGAGATGATTAGAGTTTAATTCGGTTTATATTAGGCAAGTTGTATCGGAATGGTGGCTACCAGTATGCAGTAGCAACTGCATCCTCCCCATATTTTTGATAGTTTATGAATCTCTTCTTTTATCTTCTCTGGCTGAGCAATAGAAAGACCATTCTACACAGTATAAATGAGAAAGAACATACCTTTGCCCGCTCGAGTGCATTTCTTTGAAAATTCGAGTCTGTGGTTCGGTAGATTGAGAGAGGGCTCCTTGACAACCTCCTTTGCCGAAAtattctctttcttttcttcaatTACTGTTGTAGATATTCATCCGTTCAGGGTTGCAGCTTCTGAAGTATATAAGTCGACCAGAGCGACTTTAACACCATACTTGATCACAAAAACGACCCGTTTATtacattttactaatttttatgaCTGATGAGGTTCTCTTATTCATTGAACTGAAAAGCCACTGATCTAGCTAGTATTTTGCATGATCTTGCTTAATTACTCCATGTACAAGCACATAGAAAGGTAAAATGGGATCATATCACTATTCCTCAACCCCTTATTTGAGAAGAAGAACCCTACATAGCTCCCAATCCTGTTGACTAAGAGCGAGAAGTGAAGAGTGGAAAATACAAATGAAAAGTGATCGGTGAAAAGTGTATGATTTCAAACGAGACATATAAAGTGAACTGGAGAGTAAAAATTAAAGGATTATTTTGTTAGcaagttttttaaaatattccaTTGTAATAAACCTTAAATAGTTAAATTTAGGTGAGTAGATTGCATCTCATTTTAGATGTTGGTGCGATGCAAACTATCCAACCAATATTTTCTATATTTACTTGAATTTTATTGCAAATTtagataattaaataaatgtatcttaatataaatttacaTTTTCATTCATCTCAAGACCTCAAATTTCACATTCTCCTTCAAAAGTTCTTTTAGTTTAAAATTTAGTCTCTCTTTCTCATAATTAGAGGAAGAGAGAGATAACAATTCTTTACtttattcatcacaaattttaaattatttatttattatttattaacttttttataacaATGGCAAGAAATAAAAGTTTTATTATGGAGGTTGCTCCTCCTCCATTTTTGCATCCTCGAAAACCTTCTCATTCTCCAGGACTTGAAACAATTAGGGAAGAAACCtttgaaggttgtgaagaaaagtgtaacaaataatattttattatttggctAATTGGATTTTGGTATTTTTGCAATGTAAGATAATGTTTAGGAATTTATTAGAAAACAATTCATTCCGATGAGACTAGTTATTATATTGCTTATAGTGATTGTGACTTTCCAtatagaattttatttgattaaattgttatgtatttgatcGACTGTTACTCTATTGTAGATATTGTATGatatttatattgaaaaaaaattatagattcCTTTAAAAAAACTCAGTAAAATCAaacctctttttcttttcatgcCTTACACGCATTGGTGGTTGGTTTCCAAGAAGCTAtatattcataaattaaataaattttggtaattgatgcaaaacaaagggcTGAATatggcctttgttatgcaatAATTATCGTTGATTCACAACCTTAATCAATAACGCATTCAAAAACCCAAAATATTTCACAAACACTCAGGCACTTAAAACCGACCAAGAAGAcaattcttgattttctgatgttgGTGGCTAGTGACTTTTGTTTGCCTTGTATGATTACCCTACAATAGGCACAATGCAAGGACGTTTAGGCCTCAATTGTGTGGTTCCCTTGAGAATCCGAGTTGCTATGTAACTCTTTAAACTCTCCGGCCAAAGTTGCTCCACAACTGATGAAGTTTGCACAAAAACTTCTAAACAGAAAAATTCTTttttctgaaatacctctcTATTACTTTCATTCAATCTGAAATACAAGTTGTTCTACGTTTATTACATGGGTGaggccctccttatatagagtcctCAACTATCTTAACGGCTCTATTAGCACACGCCTCATTAAAAAGACACGTGCTAttacaaaacacttaaaacagaaactaaAACACACTTAGAACAAATTCTGATGCAAATcagtcgagcagccctcctttagcttagcttctaggactccacgtggattgttagaatggttttaggatcTTGATAGAAAGCTCCTAGTATAGAGATttcatttctacccttggtggcacaagataccatgaaacatGATCTGGACAAAGCGTGCTAGGTCAGCTGGTCAGAACAAGCTTGAACTGTGTTCTGTTCTGATCTGTACTACCTGCTGAGTGGCTGACCTTCACGACTAATTTCAGTGGGTTATCCATGATGTATAGTGATGttcttgggccaaggcatgaagttccatataccaagattccatttccactttattcTAGGTCCTAGACGTActggtttggtctccacgtgtcgtacaaggtggcctggtcactAGTTCGCTGCTGAGCTGTTCTgaaaccatgagctgttcccattTCCATGTTGTTTCCATTTCCATGTGCGTGATGCTGTTGTgtggctcctttggtatctttaCTTGATGCAACCACATTTGCATCAGTAATTAATTCATCTAACATTATACTCAATAGTCAATATTTCTGCTTATAGAATACTACAAATAGAGTTtagaaaatgatgaaaaatagtatataataccattaaaaaagaaatttacagTTTGAAAGACgctcaatttaaaaaaatctgcaaatgaaaacaaaaaatcacAATATTCTATATGCAAAGACAAATAGCAGGATGATAACATACTTGTCCAACCTATATGAAAAAACAATCAACATATTTAAATATTTGTACCTAATGGATGATGACATTTTTGTCCAacctatataaataaataaacttatctTGTGCTCTAGGTGAAATTATATTGGCTCTTTataaaaaagtgaaaatataatGGGGTGGTTGATGACTTGGTGTGTGTTCATATATATTTCCTCAATTGcaccattaaaaaattatattcataaattatCATATTTACCACATATTAATTATctccatacatatatatagatacccATATTTGATCTCTTTAATTGGTAGAGAGCTAACCAAAATCACAATACTCCATTGTTTGTGAATTCATCCATAAATTAGAAGGCTAATGGATTTCTTCCTCTTCGTGGTTATGGGCTTTTTAATTAGCTTAATTAGTAGCCCATTGCTTAATTATTCATGTTAATTTCTAGTGTTTTCCAGACAACGAGCCAACAATTATT
The Amaranthus tricolor cultivar Red isolate AtriRed21 chromosome 11, ASM2621246v1, whole genome shotgun sequence DNA segment above includes these coding regions:
- the LOC130827616 gene encoding uncharacterized protein LOC130827616; this encodes MNISRGSGKRRRDQMGIPRRALLLGLATVMVLGIIVYFRLWIIDYQTSAGDTDLLRRQFDLAHREAMDESAEWRSRFDEERARVSQCMKELTEVKESHSKLEKDTPSVDERVETLQKENIYLLKRLESMKQELEIEKLKCKSE
- the LOC130827617 gene encoding 60S ribosomal protein L12-1-like, translating into MPPKLDPSQIVDVFVRVTGGEVGAASSLAPKIGPLGLSPKKIGEDIAKETAKDWKGLRVTVKLTVQNRQAKVTVVPSAAALVIKALKEPERDRKKTKNIKHTGNISLDDVIEIARVMRNRSMAKELKGTVKEILGTCVSVGCTVDGKDPKDLQQEITDNEVEIPEN